From one Xyrauchen texanus isolate HMW12.3.18 chromosome 17, RBS_HiC_50CHRs, whole genome shotgun sequence genomic stretch:
- the LOC127657904 gene encoding neuronal acetylcholine receptor subunit beta-2-like isoform X1, translating to MMSLWTLICILAIVKNSHGADTEERLVEHLLNPAHYNKLIRPATNGSELVTVQLMVSLAQLISVHEREQIMTTNVWLTQEWQDYRLIWTPDEFDGMKKVRLPSKHIWLPDVVLYNNADGMYEVSFYSNAVVSYDGSVFWLPPAIYKSACKIEVKHFPFDQQNCTLSFRSWTYDRTEVDLVLRADVASMDDFTPSGEWDIIALPGRRNENPSDPTYVDITYDFIIRRKPLFYTINLIIPCVLITSLAILVFYLPSDCGEKMTLCISVLLALTVFLLLISKIVPPTSLDVPLVGKYLMFTMVLVTFSIVTSVCVLNVHHRSPTTHTMPPWVKLVFLNKLPALLFMQQPRNSSERQRLRQRRRANEQQEGGRGGLAAGLMAGLSLSGSTSGSKENNDACTCYVNRASVKQFGAELGGSGGEGGGSTDGLNGLREGGRDAREGGSNTLQSSALPRGKQQPPTVLTQALMSQACPGFEEAVDGVRFIANHMKSEDDDRSVSEDWKYVAMVIDRLFLWIFVFVCVFGTIGMFIQPLFQNYTAKTITNTPG from the exons ACAGTCATGGGGCAGATACAGAAGAGAGACTGGTGGAGCACCTTCTTAATCCAGCTCACTACAACAAACTGATCCGGCCAGCCACCAATGGGTCAGAACTAGTGACAGTGCAACTGATGGTTTCACTGGCCCAGCTCATCAGTGTA CATGAGCGAGAACAGATCATGACTACTAACGTCTGGCTTACGCAG GAGTGGCAGGACTACCGGCTAATATGGACACCGGATGAGTTTGATGGCATGAAGAAGGTCCGCCTTCCCTCCAAACATATTTGGTTACCTGATGTTGTCCTTTACAACAA TGCTGATGGCATGTATGAAGTCTCCTTCTATTCCAATGCTGTTGTCTCCTATGATGGCAGTGTCTTCTGGTTGCCACCAGCGATCTATAAGAGTGCCTGTAAAATCGAGGTAAAGCATTTCCCATTCGACCAGCAGAACTGCACGCTAAGCTTCCGCTCATGGACATACGACCGTACAGAAGTAGACCTGGTTCTGCGCGCAGATGTAGCCAGCATGGATGACTTcacacccagcggagagtgggaTATCATCGCTCTGCCTGGCCGTCGGAATGAGAATCCCTCCGACCCAACCTATGTAGACATCACCTACGACTTCATCATCCGTCGCAAACCTCTCTTCTACACCATCAATCTCATCATTCCTTGCGTCCTCATCACCTCGCTGGCCATCCTGGTGTTCTACCTGCCTTCGGACTGTGGGGAAAAGATGACTCTGTGTATCTCGGTCCTCCTTGCCCTTACTGTGTTCCTGCTGCTGATATCCAAGATTGTGCCACCCACATCTCTGGATGTTCCTCTGGTTGGGAAGTATCTGATGTTCACCATGGTACTGGTGACGTTCTCCATTGTGACGAGTGTTTGCGTGCTGAACGTGCATCATCGGTCACCCACCACACATACCATGCCACCATGGGTAAAGCTTGTGTTCCTCAACAAGCTCCCTGCTTTGCTCTTCATGCAGCAGCCACGCAACAGCAGTGAAAGGCAGCGTTTGCGCCAACGACGTCGTGCCAATGAACAGCAGGAAGGTGGGCGAGGGGGTCTGGCTGCCGGGCTTATGGCAGGGCTGAGCCTGAGTGGCTCCACGTCTGGGAGTAAAGAGAACAATGATGCATGCACTTGCTATGTGAACCGAGCCTCAGTGAAACAGTTTGGGGCAGAGCTGGGTGGAAGTGGAGGGGAAGGAGGGGGGTCAACAGATGGACTAAACGGGTTAAGGGAAGGGGGAAGAGATGCCAGAGAAGGAGGTTCGAATACATTACAGAGTTCTGCTCTGCCTCGTGGGAAGCAGCAGCCCCCTACTGTCCTCACTCAAGCTTTGATGTCCCAGGCCTGCCCAGGGTTTGAGGAGGCTGTAGACGGAGTCCGCTTCATTGCAAACCACATGAAGAGTGAGGACGATGACCGTAGT GTGAGTGAGGACTGGAAGTATGTTGCTATGGTGATCGATCGCC
- the LOC127657904 gene encoding neuronal acetylcholine receptor subunit beta-2-like isoform X2, translating to MMSLWTLICILAIVKNSHGADTEERLVEHLLNPAHYNKLIRPATNGSELVTVQLMVSLAQLISVEWQDYRLIWTPDEFDGMKKVRLPSKHIWLPDVVLYNNADGMYEVSFYSNAVVSYDGSVFWLPPAIYKSACKIEVKHFPFDQQNCTLSFRSWTYDRTEVDLVLRADVASMDDFTPSGEWDIIALPGRRNENPSDPTYVDITYDFIIRRKPLFYTINLIIPCVLITSLAILVFYLPSDCGEKMTLCISVLLALTVFLLLISKIVPPTSLDVPLVGKYLMFTMVLVTFSIVTSVCVLNVHHRSPTTHTMPPWVKLVFLNKLPALLFMQQPRNSSERQRLRQRRRANEQQEGGRGGLAAGLMAGLSLSGSTSGSKENNDACTCYVNRASVKQFGAELGGSGGEGGGSTDGLNGLREGGRDAREGGSNTLQSSALPRGKQQPPTVLTQALMSQACPGFEEAVDGVRFIANHMKSEDDDRSVSEDWKYVAMVIDRLFLWIFVFVCVFGTIGMFIQPLFQNYTAKTITNTPG from the exons ACAGTCATGGGGCAGATACAGAAGAGAGACTGGTGGAGCACCTTCTTAATCCAGCTCACTACAACAAACTGATCCGGCCAGCCACCAATGGGTCAGAACTAGTGACAGTGCAACTGATGGTTTCACTGGCCCAGCTCATCAGTGTA GAGTGGCAGGACTACCGGCTAATATGGACACCGGATGAGTTTGATGGCATGAAGAAGGTCCGCCTTCCCTCCAAACATATTTGGTTACCTGATGTTGTCCTTTACAACAA TGCTGATGGCATGTATGAAGTCTCCTTCTATTCCAATGCTGTTGTCTCCTATGATGGCAGTGTCTTCTGGTTGCCACCAGCGATCTATAAGAGTGCCTGTAAAATCGAGGTAAAGCATTTCCCATTCGACCAGCAGAACTGCACGCTAAGCTTCCGCTCATGGACATACGACCGTACAGAAGTAGACCTGGTTCTGCGCGCAGATGTAGCCAGCATGGATGACTTcacacccagcggagagtgggaTATCATCGCTCTGCCTGGCCGTCGGAATGAGAATCCCTCCGACCCAACCTATGTAGACATCACCTACGACTTCATCATCCGTCGCAAACCTCTCTTCTACACCATCAATCTCATCATTCCTTGCGTCCTCATCACCTCGCTGGCCATCCTGGTGTTCTACCTGCCTTCGGACTGTGGGGAAAAGATGACTCTGTGTATCTCGGTCCTCCTTGCCCTTACTGTGTTCCTGCTGCTGATATCCAAGATTGTGCCACCCACATCTCTGGATGTTCCTCTGGTTGGGAAGTATCTGATGTTCACCATGGTACTGGTGACGTTCTCCATTGTGACGAGTGTTTGCGTGCTGAACGTGCATCATCGGTCACCCACCACACATACCATGCCACCATGGGTAAAGCTTGTGTTCCTCAACAAGCTCCCTGCTTTGCTCTTCATGCAGCAGCCACGCAACAGCAGTGAAAGGCAGCGTTTGCGCCAACGACGTCGTGCCAATGAACAGCAGGAAGGTGGGCGAGGGGGTCTGGCTGCCGGGCTTATGGCAGGGCTGAGCCTGAGTGGCTCCACGTCTGGGAGTAAAGAGAACAATGATGCATGCACTTGCTATGTGAACCGAGCCTCAGTGAAACAGTTTGGGGCAGAGCTGGGTGGAAGTGGAGGGGAAGGAGGGGGGTCAACAGATGGACTAAACGGGTTAAGGGAAGGGGGAAGAGATGCCAGAGAAGGAGGTTCGAATACATTACAGAGTTCTGCTCTGCCTCGTGGGAAGCAGCAGCCCCCTACTGTCCTCACTCAAGCTTTGATGTCCCAGGCCTGCCCAGGGTTTGAGGAGGCTGTAGACGGAGTCCGCTTCATTGCAAACCACATGAAGAGTGAGGACGATGACCGTAGT GTGAGTGAGGACTGGAAGTATGTTGCTATGGTGATCGATCGCC